Within the Pradoshia eiseniae genome, the region ATGAGCGACTTTGCCCAAGGGACTTATACGACCGCCTATGCGATGGGATCTTCCGTTAAAGGGGCCACCATCTTAACCGGGTATCAAGAAGGGGTTATCTCTCCTGGCACAGTTCAGCTTGATGCACCCGTACAGATTAAAGGAACACCTATTAAGAAATCTTATACAATTATGGGTTACCTCAATGACCTAACCGCTCTTAAACGTTCATCAAACGTCTATATGTTCAAGACAGCCCTGGCTATCGGAGGCGCTCAATATACACGTGCCGGCCAAACGATGAATGTGACCGATGAGTCTTTCGATATCATGCGCAATCGCTATAGTGAATTCGGTCTTGGGAAGCGGACCGGGATTGACCTTCCTGGTGAGCAAATTGGCTATAAGGGTTCTGAGAGAATTGCCGGAAAGCTGATGGACTTTTCCATTGGACAATATGACACATACACACCTCTGCAGCTGGCCCAATATGTCTCCACCATTGCCAATGACGGTCATCGGATGGAACCTCATATCGTGAAGAAAATGCATGAACCAGTATTGAAAAAAGGGGAAATCGGCCCAGTCTTTAAGGATGTAGAGCCGAAGATACTGAATAAATTATCGATGAAGGACAGCTGGATTGATCGGGTGCAGGAAGGCTTCCGTCAAGTAACCCAAGACACAGGCGGTACGGCAGCGAGCTTCTTCGATGACAGACCATATAACCCCGCAGGGAAAACAGGGACAGCACAAGCCTTTTATGACGGTCCCAATTGGGTTCCCGGAACGGTACAGCCAGATACCTGGAATCTGACCTTTGTCTCCTATGCTCCTTATGATGACCCTGAAATAGCTATTAGCGTTGTTGTTCCATGGGCCTATCAATCAGTCGGTAATCAACTGAACTTAAAGATTGCTCAAAAGGTTTATGATGCATATTTCAATTACAAGCCAGGTCAGTAATATGAAAAGAGTCCCTTCTCGCCATTTTCCAGGCAGAAGGGACTTTTTTTCCTTAAGGGCAAGTCCTGAAGTAATCATTGGCGCCCAACTTCCTTTTGGCTAAGCTCTTTATTTACTGATAGGCATATACTGCACATGACTGAGAAATATAAGGAGTGGAATAGTAAATGCCTAATGGTATGCCAACACAACAACAGCAGTATGGAAATTATCCGCATGGATATGGACAGCAGCAAGGTTCTTTCGGGTATGGAAGCCCACAATACTTCGGAGGCCACGGTGGTTATGGCGGTTATGGTGGTTATGGTGGGCATGGCGGAGGCTATCCAGGCATGTTCCCGCCCATGCAGCACCCTCAACCCTATCATCAATTTCCGCAGCATGGTTCTGCTTCCCCATATAGCGGCGGATACGGAAACTTTTATGGTTTGCCGCTCGGAGGCTGGAGCGGACAGTATGCCAGCCAATTTGGCGGACCATTTTCCTCACCAGGTTATGGTTATGGGACACCGTTAACCTCTGACGCACGTGATGAATCCTATAGTTCATTTTAATAGTTTAGGCTGCCGGTTTCACGGCAGCCTTTTATCTCTTTAAACAGGTGAAATATTTCATTTAATGTAATATTTCATTCTTTTGGTTAACCTTCATTATTTATCGGGTAGTAAATAATGGTTACTCATTATAAAGGGGTAGATTATAAATGGAAGAGATTGAATTAAAGGAGAAGAAGGTAAGCCATGCCATCTTCCAATTCTTGTTCCCATTCTCACTTTTGGAAGGAAAAGAGGATGATACAGCAAACAAGCTAAAAGAAAATGGCTATGAATGGTTCAGGCTTGATAAGCTTGAGAAAGAAGATGACTATTATGGAAAATATGAAATTGACCATGAGGATTTAGAGAATTATTACCTGCCCTTTACGAATCGTATCTTGTTCCCAAAGAAAGAAGACGGGAAAGGATTTCAGCGGTATACAAAAGCACTGGGGATGAAAAGCACCTTTAAAGCTCCATCTTATTCCGCAGAATTTGTGATTCATTCCGTTGATATCTTTATTTGCCCCTATCAGATTGGTCTATTAAATGTGCGACTAGACCTCTTAAATGAAAGTGAGCTGACCTATTCAGAGATCCTCGACTTCGGGGCAAAATTCAGGATAATGGAAGAAAAGAATTCAATCACAAGTGTTTTATGCAATGGTCAGTCCTTTGAACATGTTCAGGAATATATATTTGAATGTGTCATCCCAGATATCAAAGAATATATGAGCTATAAATCAGAGAAGAGCGCCTATTTTGAATCCTTCCCTTTCTTTGAGGATAACCGCCTATATGTTCAGGCTCTAATCAGCCTTGATGATGATATTACAGAAGAGGATGTGTACCGCCTTGGCAATCTTGACGGTTTCTTCCAGGATAAGCCTTATATAAGTACACATAATAAAGAATTTGTCCACAGCTTCATCCAGGAGAAGGCCTATACACGATGGGCACCATATACGTATATCCTGCCTGAATCGAGCGGTTTTTTTATTTTAACAAAGCAGACAGGGACTGAACTCACAAGAATCGCCAATAGCTTTTATGGAGAGTTTTATTATGGATTAATCCTAACACTCTTCCATAAGATTGTTTTGCTGAAGCTTGAGAACAATTATTCAGAAATTCGGATTGAACAGGATACAAAAAAAGTCGAGAAACTGATCCATGCCATCAATGCCTTCTCCTCCAACTACTTTTTCTTTGAATTGGCAACCCAGTCAGAGGGAAGAGACATTTTCGTTAAGCTGCGGGATCGTTTTCGGGTCGAGCTGCTTTATGAGGATACACGCAACACGCTTGAAAGCCTCTACCAATACCAGGATAACTTTACTTCTAAGCAGAGCAGCTCCTTACTGCAGATTCTCACCCTCTATTCCGTCATCACAGGTATATTCGGCATGAACCTGATGGTCGAGAATTTAGACAAAGATATCAATTGGACAAGCGCATTTGGCTCTTTGAGCTTTTACGAATACATCGCCCTCTTTGTCATCGTTTCAGGGGTAGCCATTTCTGTTTTCCTGTCCATCCGCTATATTGCCATTTGGTATATGGACAAGCAGGAGAGAAAGAAATGGCGCAAGCAAATTGAATATCCCAACACGAAATAAGGACTTAAGAAACGGGGCAGCCACCATGATGGCTGCCCCGTTTCTTCTTGTATATTTTTCATTATGCAGCACATACTAATCCCCATTAATGGCGATAAGTGGTGATTTAAAATGAACTTTTCCAAATGGAACAAGAAACAGGAACCTACTCAAGATTTAACAAAAAATCCATCTGAAAAAATTGACGAAAATACAGCCTATCTAACCCAAGCATTCTCAGGCGCAACCGATTTGGTTGTACGCAAGTTTTCGGCATTTGATAAAACTTACTGTCTCGTATATATCAAAACGATTTGCGATGTGACAATACTTGAGAATTTTATCATTAAGCCACTATTGTTTAAGGATCATTTACATCCACAAGATTTGCCTGTTCCTGACATTAAACCGTTAGATTGCTGGAAAGATATCACTCAAAATTTAACGACTGGTCATTTCATTTTATTTCAAGAAGGAGATTCCGCTGCATACGCGGCCAATGCCTCTAATTTTGCTCATCGAAGCGTAGGAGAGTCTACCTCTGAGCAATCGATTAGAGGTTCTCATGAAGGATTTATTGAAAACTATGAAAGTAATCTCAGCCTAATGAGAACATACCTTCGTACGGAACAGTTTATCATGAAGGATATTATTATTGGAGAAGAATTGCCTATCAGAATGGGGATTGGCTACCTGGGCAATAAGGCGGATCCACTCGTTATCGAGAAAGTGAAAGAACGATTAAAATCCTTCCGTGTTGACGGGGCTATCACTGGAGGTAAACTCCAAGATCATCTTCAGGACAATAAGTATTCACCTTTCCCGCAATATCTGAGTACAGAACGTCCTAACCGTGTAGCAGAACATCTCTCTAATGGCGCAGTTGTTGTAATGGTAGATGGGAGCAGCACAGTTTACATTTTACCGACAACCTTTTTTGCCTTTTATCGTGCTCCCGAGGATATCCAAAGTCCGATATATATTTCCTATACTGATCAAGCATTACGGTTTCTCGCTCTATTTTTGACCATTGTACTGCCGCCTTTTTATATTGCCGTCGTATCCTTTAATTTCGAAATCATTCCGGATGCGCTAGTGGCTAACGTTAAGGGGGCCCTGCAAATCATCCCATTTAACCCGTTAATTGAGGCATTGATTATGCAAATAATACTGGAGTTATTAAAGGAAGCCGCAATCAGGCTCCCCCAATCCATTTCTCCTACCATTGGGGTTGTCGGGGCTTTAGTGATTGGGACGACCATTGTTCAGGCTAATCTTATTTCGAGTACAATGCTGATAGTTATTGCCTTAACAGCCATTTCTTCCTTTGTCATTCCTAATCATGAAATGACTCTCATTATCAGGATATTCAGCTTTCCACTCATGGTTTTATCCTATATTTTGGGTCTCATGGGCTTAACACTAGGAATAACCTTAATTATCATTCATCTTTGCACATTAAAATCCATGGGCCAGCCGTATTTGACGTCTTTGCTGCCTTATAGATTCTTTCGTTCAATGAAGTCAGCCTTGAAATTGAGTCTGCCGAATAAGAAGGAGGGATGATGATTACCATGCAAGTTAAAGATAAACCTATATCACCATTTCAGCTTTACTGTATAATCATTCTTTCAATAACGGGCATAATGATGTTTTCTCTTCCTTATATCGCGAATCTATATGGAAGAAATAACGCTTGGATATCAGTGATTATTCTATTAATTTCATTTCAATTAATGTGCTTTCTCATTATAGCCCTGCATAAGCGGTTTCCGGAGAAGGATTTATTTGCTATTGCGGAAATCGTAATGGGCAAAGTTATTGGTAAAATATTCAATACATTATTGTCCCTTTATTATCTCTTCATTGCTGTATACGTTTGCCTTTATGGATGCTTCTTAACAATGGAATGGATCTTGCCCTTAACACCGAAACCAGTTATCTACTTAATTCTGTTGATTCCCGCCTTATATCTGGCAATGGCACAATTGGATGCATTCGCTAGATATAACAGCATTGCTATTTTTATCACTATT harbors:
- a CDS encoding spore germination protein, which encodes MNFSKWNKKQEPTQDLTKNPSEKIDENTAYLTQAFSGATDLVVRKFSAFDKTYCLVYIKTICDVTILENFIIKPLLFKDHLHPQDLPVPDIKPLDCWKDITQNLTTGHFILFQEGDSAAYAANASNFAHRSVGESTSEQSIRGSHEGFIENYESNLSLMRTYLRTEQFIMKDIIIGEELPIRMGIGYLGNKADPLVIEKVKERLKSFRVDGAITGGKLQDHLQDNKYSPFPQYLSTERPNRVAEHLSNGAVVVMVDGSSTVYILPTTFFAFYRAPEDIQSPIYISYTDQALRFLALFLTIVLPPFYIAVVSFNFEIIPDALVANVKGALQIIPFNPLIEALIMQIILELLKEAAIRLPQSISPTIGVVGALVIGTTIVQANLISSTMLIVIALTAISSFVIPNHEMTLIIRIFSFPLMVLSYILGLMGLTLGITLIIIHLCTLKSMGQPYLTSLLPYRFFRSMKSALKLSLPNKKEG